A single window of Eleginops maclovinus isolate JMC-PN-2008 ecotype Puerto Natales chromosome 19, JC_Emac_rtc_rv5, whole genome shotgun sequence DNA harbors:
- the LOC134882030 gene encoding uncharacterized protein LOC134882030 isoform X2: MAPGYCEDCSRLLEEFHFHLRKVCREFEQKIKTIFRELCQCTCFSVTPESSYRRRKRRGRRRLSLNDEELLLDDEESLQTLSRLSASQNTELQTTAAMFYLHLSHHLQSPLPDALLEPLMNLLLSSDLDVQKTIALSLVNLLVKNNVCRESVIEMGMLVPILELIQSGDSNAQSHSCACVCMLASSEPNREAVMAEGVKPLLALAKSYDPQVQQVASWALLHLTHSDWSTRLLCEAGGFPVLVLLLQGSDSEVQFYSCSALCNISAAQEHHPQLLSIGGHFLLRSLLTLVSSSVQKNSMQACRCLQTLSQNDLIQEQLMELDCVLPLQSLLKTSSAGWRESAVTLLSALTSHTPNKDVLVIEGLLQEVGQLLLHPTCSSAILTHSCRIISDLSSCSEGQQAVMEGRCLSGLLGTLLSPSLTDDALTHLTSCLRNLVTQHALKTELSGIINSEQVSRLIRLSVQTQNPQLSYNSSAVISRLEMTGEMVQLLRPHYVTMLQYLSAFLKNKDVKLQQLGMVTIFNLKTDGDFSSLLSGSEVEAQLWTVHDQTEETRRLLQMIQPLSPSPVNPSLPQHKH, translated from the exons ATGGCTCCGGGTTACTGTGAAGATTGCTCCAGACTTCTGGAAGAGTTCCACTTTCATCTGAGGAAAGTTTGCAGAGAGTTcgagcagaaaataaaaaccatcTTCAGGGAGCTGTGTCAGTGCACGTGCTTCAGCGTCACACCTGAGAGCAGTTaccggaggaggaagaggagggggaggaggaggctcTCTCTGAACG ACGAGGAACTTCTGCTCGATGATGAGGAGAGTCTTCAAACTCTGAGCAGACTCTCAGCCTCACAGAACACTGAGCTGCAGACGACAGCGGCCATGTTTTATCTGCACCTCAGTCATCACT TGCAGTCTCCTCTACCAGACGCATTGCTGGAGCCGCTCATGAACTTACTGCTGTCCTCTGACCTGGACGTGCAGAAGACAATCGCTCTGTCGTTAGTCAATCTGTTAGTGAAGAACAACG TGTGCAGGGAGTCGGTGATAGAGATGGGGATGCTGGTGCCGATCCTGGAGCTGATCCAGTCTGGAGACTCCAACGCTCAGAGCCACTCCTGCGCCTGCGTCTGCATGCTCGCCTCCTCAG aaccGAACAGAGAAGCAGTCATGGCGGAGGGGGTGAAGCCGCTGCTGGCTTTGGCAAAATCCTACGACCCTCAGGTGCAGCAGGTCGCCTCCTGGGCTCTGCTGCACCTCACTCACTCAG ATTGGTCCACGAGGCTGCTGTGTGAGGCGGGGGGGTTCCCggtgctggtgctgctgctgcagggctcAGACTCAGAGGTCCAATTTTACAGCTGCTCCGCCCTCTGCAACATCTCCGCTGCTCAGGAGCACCACCCCCAGCTGCTCAGCATCGGGGGGCACTTCCTGTTGAGGTCCCTGCTGACGCTCGTCTCCTCCTCCGTGCAAAAG aatTCCATGCAAGCGTGCAGATGCCTACAGACGCTCTCACAGAACg ATCTgatccaggagcagctgatggagCTGGACTGTGTGTTGCCGCTGCAGTCGCTGCTGAAGACCTCCTCTGCTGGGTGGAGAGAGTCGGCCGTCACGCTGCTGTCTGCGCTGACATCACACACGCCTAACAAA GACGTCCTGGTGATCGAGGGTCTGCTGCAGGAGGTGGGTCAGCTGCTTCTTCATCCCACATGCAGCTCCGCCAtcctcacacacagctgcaggatcATCAGCGACCTGAGCAGCTGCAGCGAGGGTCAGCAG GCTGTGATGGAGGGTCGCTGTTTATCAGGACTCCTCGGGACTCTGCTGTCTCCGTCTCTGACTGATGACGCTTTAACGCATCTGACGTCATGCTTACGAAACCTCGTGACACAGC ATGCACTGAAGACTGAGTTGTCGGGGATTATAAATTCAGAGCAAGTTTCCAGACTCATAAGGCTGTCGGTGCAAACACAAAATCCTCAGTTGTCGTACAACAGCTCGGCCGTCATCAGCAGACTGGAAATGACCG GAGAGATGGTCCAGCTGCTGAGGCCTCACTACGTCACCATGTTGCAGTACCTGTCGGCGTTTCTCAAAAATAAAGATGTGAAGCTCCAGCAGCTCGGCATGGTGACGATATTTAACCTCAAGACAG ACGGAGacttctcctctctgctgtcgGGCAGCGAGGTGGAGGCTCAGCTCTGGACGGTGCACGATCAGACGGAGGAAACCAGACGGCTGCTGCAGATGATCCagcctctctctccatctcctgttAACCCTTCACTGCctcaacacaaacactga
- the LOC134882030 gene encoding uncharacterized protein LOC134882030 isoform X1 encodes MAPGYCEDCSRLLEEFHFHLRKVCREFEQKIKTIFRELCQCTCFSVTPESSYRRRKRRGRRRLSLNDEELLLDDEESLQTLSRLSASQNTELQTTAAMFYLHLSHHLQSPLPDALLEPLMNLLLSSDLDVQKTIALSLVNLLVKNNVCRESVIEMGMLVPILELIQSGDSNAQSHSCACVCMLASSGHCLSISKLSYNYSCLTSNHFFSAEPNREAVMAEGVKPLLALAKSYDPQVQQVASWALLHLTHSDWSTRLLCEAGGFPVLVLLLQGSDSEVQFYSCSALCNISAAQEHHPQLLSIGGHFLLRSLLTLVSSSVQKNSMQACRCLQTLSQNDLIQEQLMELDCVLPLQSLLKTSSAGWRESAVTLLSALTSHTPNKDVLVIEGLLQEVGQLLLHPTCSSAILTHSCRIISDLSSCSEGQQAVMEGRCLSGLLGTLLSPSLTDDALTHLTSCLRNLVTQHALKTELSGIINSEQVSRLIRLSVQTQNPQLSYNSSAVISRLEMTGEMVQLLRPHYVTMLQYLSAFLKNKDVKLQQLGMVTIFNLKTDGDFSSLLSGSEVEAQLWTVHDQTEETRRLLQMIQPLSPSPVNPSLPQHKH; translated from the exons ATGGCTCCGGGTTACTGTGAAGATTGCTCCAGACTTCTGGAAGAGTTCCACTTTCATCTGAGGAAAGTTTGCAGAGAGTTcgagcagaaaataaaaaccatcTTCAGGGAGCTGTGTCAGTGCACGTGCTTCAGCGTCACACCTGAGAGCAGTTaccggaggaggaagaggagggggaggaggaggctcTCTCTGAACG ACGAGGAACTTCTGCTCGATGATGAGGAGAGTCTTCAAACTCTGAGCAGACTCTCAGCCTCACAGAACACTGAGCTGCAGACGACAGCGGCCATGTTTTATCTGCACCTCAGTCATCACT TGCAGTCTCCTCTACCAGACGCATTGCTGGAGCCGCTCATGAACTTACTGCTGTCCTCTGACCTGGACGTGCAGAAGACAATCGCTCTGTCGTTAGTCAATCTGTTAGTGAAGAACAACG TGTGCAGGGAGTCGGTGATAGAGATGGGGATGCTGGTGCCGATCCTGGAGCTGATCCAGTCTGGAGACTCCAACGCTCAGAGCCACTCCTGCGCCTGCGTCTGCATGCTCGCCTCCTCAGGTCACTGTCTTTCAATCTCTAAATTGTCGTATAATTATTCTTGTTTGAcgtcaaatcattttttttctgcagaaccGAACAGAGAAGCAGTCATGGCGGAGGGGGTGAAGCCGCTGCTGGCTTTGGCAAAATCCTACGACCCTCAGGTGCAGCAGGTCGCCTCCTGGGCTCTGCTGCACCTCACTCACTCAG ATTGGTCCACGAGGCTGCTGTGTGAGGCGGGGGGGTTCCCggtgctggtgctgctgctgcagggctcAGACTCAGAGGTCCAATTTTACAGCTGCTCCGCCCTCTGCAACATCTCCGCTGCTCAGGAGCACCACCCCCAGCTGCTCAGCATCGGGGGGCACTTCCTGTTGAGGTCCCTGCTGACGCTCGTCTCCTCCTCCGTGCAAAAG aatTCCATGCAAGCGTGCAGATGCCTACAGACGCTCTCACAGAACg ATCTgatccaggagcagctgatggagCTGGACTGTGTGTTGCCGCTGCAGTCGCTGCTGAAGACCTCCTCTGCTGGGTGGAGAGAGTCGGCCGTCACGCTGCTGTCTGCGCTGACATCACACACGCCTAACAAA GACGTCCTGGTGATCGAGGGTCTGCTGCAGGAGGTGGGTCAGCTGCTTCTTCATCCCACATGCAGCTCCGCCAtcctcacacacagctgcaggatcATCAGCGACCTGAGCAGCTGCAGCGAGGGTCAGCAG GCTGTGATGGAGGGTCGCTGTTTATCAGGACTCCTCGGGACTCTGCTGTCTCCGTCTCTGACTGATGACGCTTTAACGCATCTGACGTCATGCTTACGAAACCTCGTGACACAGC ATGCACTGAAGACTGAGTTGTCGGGGATTATAAATTCAGAGCAAGTTTCCAGACTCATAAGGCTGTCGGTGCAAACACAAAATCCTCAGTTGTCGTACAACAGCTCGGCCGTCATCAGCAGACTGGAAATGACCG GAGAGATGGTCCAGCTGCTGAGGCCTCACTACGTCACCATGTTGCAGTACCTGTCGGCGTTTCTCAAAAATAAAGATGTGAAGCTCCAGCAGCTCGGCATGGTGACGATATTTAACCTCAAGACAG ACGGAGacttctcctctctgctgtcgGGCAGCGAGGTGGAGGCTCAGCTCTGGACGGTGCACGATCAGACGGAGGAAACCAGACGGCTGCTGCAGATGATCCagcctctctctccatctcctgttAACCCTTCACTGCctcaacacaaacactga
- the LOC134882030 gene encoding uncharacterized protein LOC134882030 isoform X3 — MAPGYCEDCSRLLEEFHFHLRKVCREFEQKIKTIFRELCQCTCFSVTPESSYRRRKRRGRRRLSLNDEELLLDDEESLQTLSRLSASQNTELQTTAAMFYLHLSHHLQSPLPDALLEPLMNLLLSSDLDVQKTIALSLVNLLVKNNVCRESVIEMGMLVPILELIQSGDSNAQSHSCACVCMLASSGHCLSISKLSYNYSCLTSNHFFSAEPNREAVMAEGVKPLLALAKSYDPQVQQVASWALLHLTHSDWSTRLLCEAGGFPVLVLLLQGSDSEVQFYSCSALCNISAAQEHHPQLLSIGGHFLLRSLLTLVSSSVQKVTEDVLVIEGLLQEVGQLLLHPTCSSAILTHSCRIISDLSSCSEGQQAVMEGRCLSGLLGTLLSPSLTDDALTHLTSCLRNLVTQHALKTELSGIINSEQVSRLIRLSVQTQNPQLSYNSSAVISRLEMTGEMVQLLRPHYVTMLQYLSAFLKNKDVKLQQLGMVTIFNLKTDGDFSSLLSGSEVEAQLWTVHDQTEETRRLLQMIQPLSPSPVNPSLPQHKH; from the exons ATGGCTCCGGGTTACTGTGAAGATTGCTCCAGACTTCTGGAAGAGTTCCACTTTCATCTGAGGAAAGTTTGCAGAGAGTTcgagcagaaaataaaaaccatcTTCAGGGAGCTGTGTCAGTGCACGTGCTTCAGCGTCACACCTGAGAGCAGTTaccggaggaggaagaggagggggaggaggaggctcTCTCTGAACG ACGAGGAACTTCTGCTCGATGATGAGGAGAGTCTTCAAACTCTGAGCAGACTCTCAGCCTCACAGAACACTGAGCTGCAGACGACAGCGGCCATGTTTTATCTGCACCTCAGTCATCACT TGCAGTCTCCTCTACCAGACGCATTGCTGGAGCCGCTCATGAACTTACTGCTGTCCTCTGACCTGGACGTGCAGAAGACAATCGCTCTGTCGTTAGTCAATCTGTTAGTGAAGAACAACG TGTGCAGGGAGTCGGTGATAGAGATGGGGATGCTGGTGCCGATCCTGGAGCTGATCCAGTCTGGAGACTCCAACGCTCAGAGCCACTCCTGCGCCTGCGTCTGCATGCTCGCCTCCTCAGGTCACTGTCTTTCAATCTCTAAATTGTCGTATAATTATTCTTGTTTGAcgtcaaatcattttttttctgcagaaccGAACAGAGAAGCAGTCATGGCGGAGGGGGTGAAGCCGCTGCTGGCTTTGGCAAAATCCTACGACCCTCAGGTGCAGCAGGTCGCCTCCTGGGCTCTGCTGCACCTCACTCACTCAG ATTGGTCCACGAGGCTGCTGTGTGAGGCGGGGGGGTTCCCggtgctggtgctgctgctgcagggctcAGACTCAGAGGTCCAATTTTACAGCTGCTCCGCCCTCTGCAACATCTCCGCTGCTCAGGAGCACCACCCCCAGCTGCTCAGCATCGGGGGGCACTTCCTGTTGAGGTCCCTGCTGACGCTCGTCTCCTCCTCCGTGCAAAAGGTAACAGAG GACGTCCTGGTGATCGAGGGTCTGCTGCAGGAGGTGGGTCAGCTGCTTCTTCATCCCACATGCAGCTCCGCCAtcctcacacacagctgcaggatcATCAGCGACCTGAGCAGCTGCAGCGAGGGTCAGCAG GCTGTGATGGAGGGTCGCTGTTTATCAGGACTCCTCGGGACTCTGCTGTCTCCGTCTCTGACTGATGACGCTTTAACGCATCTGACGTCATGCTTACGAAACCTCGTGACACAGC ATGCACTGAAGACTGAGTTGTCGGGGATTATAAATTCAGAGCAAGTTTCCAGACTCATAAGGCTGTCGGTGCAAACACAAAATCCTCAGTTGTCGTACAACAGCTCGGCCGTCATCAGCAGACTGGAAATGACCG GAGAGATGGTCCAGCTGCTGAGGCCTCACTACGTCACCATGTTGCAGTACCTGTCGGCGTTTCTCAAAAATAAAGATGTGAAGCTCCAGCAGCTCGGCATGGTGACGATATTTAACCTCAAGACAG ACGGAGacttctcctctctgctgtcgGGCAGCGAGGTGGAGGCTCAGCTCTGGACGGTGCACGATCAGACGGAGGAAACCAGACGGCTGCTGCAGATGATCCagcctctctctccatctcctgttAACCCTTCACTGCctcaacacaaacactga
- the LOC134882029 gene encoding ensconsin-like isoform X2, with amino-acid sequence MPGSKASMAVQKKHSDIPPSQGPLSTRTIESQRKRNASEKSGDNGGYIKANSQAKKTACFVNNAAKLCNTASPRPNAVPNGLNVDERLKAARERREEHQRLLASREHGRMEREQRAQRYYELQLQERRKKLLDQRLKEERKRAAVEEKRKQRLKEEKERYESAVRRTVEKSQRAQQSQNSRGRKITKNAPRRLPLTTWEKNLVSRLLTPTCSYLARSKSAGCQSGEEVSFHSMISTTNSTPHKPQLQHHHRPSASPSPNYRQHRSINLAEIRASSQQHTKNKNSNTESPAVNTSVKPPKVTISRTTSPSPERASRRSISRHSPPLQLELPSVPEEDVPVSSSVSSSVLSPGNSRPIRKPSEGQREKMREENAPEAPCLNLPDRETMRQSAPQKPLPAPPQPPEVTCRPSAGTTDAEQASRLLAERRREARQQREREEQERLQREEAERRSRDELELRRMEERERQQAEAQRLVEEKKKRDEEEQKRAEEERAQAMREAVLLLKQREEEQAKEKAKAEQLKQEREIIAQKEEAARQARKKRLEEIMRRTRRSDSPDTKSVPVRILPDEGQPKENTEPVLRGSIETAVKLPVGTKSSGLNNEEDVVPVVAFKERRSLRTLTGLEEIQTHQLAEVI; translated from the exons ATGCCAGGCTCAAAAGCTAGCATGGCTGTGCAGAAGAAACACAGCGACATCCCTCCATCGCAGGGACCGCTTTCTACACGAACCATCGAGAgccagaggaagaggaatgcATCCGAAAAATCAGGAG ACAATGGCGGTTATATCAAGGCAAACTCACAGGCAAAGAAAACAGCCTGCTTCGTCAACAACGCTGCAAAACTCTGCAACACAGCATCTCCACGACCCAACGCAG TTCCCAATGGACTGAATGTTGACGAGAGGCTGAAAGCGGCTCGGGAGAGACGAGAGGAGCACCAGAGGTTACTGG CCTCTCGGGAGCATGGCCGCATGGAGCGCGAGCAGCGAGCCCAGCGCTACTacgagctgcagctgcaggagcgCAGGAAGAAACTGCTGGAccagagactgaaggaggagaggaaacgaGCTGCAGTCGAGGAGAAACGCAAGCagaggctgaaggaggagaaa GAGCGATATGAATCTGCAGTGCGGAGGACCGTGGAGAAGAGCCAAAGAGCCCAACAGAGCCAAAACTCCAGAGGAAGAAAGATCACCAAGAACG CTCCACGTCGTTTGCCTCTGACGACATGGGAGAAGAACCTGGTCAGTCGCCTGCTAACCCCCACATGCTCTTATCTGGCCCGGAGCAAGAGTGCTGGGTGTCAGTCAGGAGAAGAAG TTTCATTCCACTCCATGATTTCAACCACCAACTCCACCCCTCACAAACCCCAGCTGCAGCACCACCACAGGCCCTCCGCCTCCCCCAGCCCAAACTACCGCCAGCACAGAAGCATCAATCTGGCAGAG ATCAGAGCATCAAGCCAGCAGCACACTAAAAACAAGAACTCTAATACTGAATCTCCTGCCGTCAACACCAGTGTAAAACCTCCCAAAGTTACAATAAGCAGGACCACCTCCCCCTCACCTGAACG GGCCTCCCGAAGGTCGATCAGCCGACACTCCCCCCCGCTGCAGTTGGAGCTCCCATCTGTCCCAGAGGAAGACGTTCCTGTGAGCAGTTCTGTGAGCAGTTCTGTCCTCTCGCCCGGTAACTCGAGGCCCATCAGGAAACCATCTGAAGGTCAGCGGGAGAAAATGAGGGAGGAAAATGCTCCAGAGGCTCCATGTCTGAACCTGCCCGACAGAGAGACGATGAGACAAA GTGCTCCTCAAAAGCCTCTTCCAGCACCTCCACAGCCTCCTGAAGTCACATGTAGACCCTCAGCGGGGACCACAGACGCCGAGCAGGCCTCCCGTCTCCtggctgagaggaggagagaggcgAGACAAcaacgagagagagaggagcaggagcgcctgcagagagaggaggccGAGAG GCGGAGTCGTGACGAGCTGGAGCTCAGGAGGATGGAGGAGCGAGAGCGACAGCAGGCTGAGGCCCAGCGTCtggtggaggagaagaagaaacgggatgaagaggagcagaaacGAGCCGAGGAAGAAAGAGCTCAGGCCATGAGGGAGGCCGTGCTGCTGCTGAAACAG agagaggaggaacaagcCAAAGAGAAAGCGAAAGCAGAGCAGTTGAAACAAGAGCGTGAAATCATCGCACAGAAAGAGGAGGCAGCGCGGCAAGCCAGGAAAAAG AGACTTGAGGAGATCATGCGTAGAACCAGGAGGAGCGATTCTCCAGATACA AAATCTGTACCCGTGAGGATTCTGCCAGATGAAGGCCAaccaaaggaaaacacagagcCGGTTCTCCGTGGTTCCATAGAGACGGCTGTGAAGCTGCCGGTGGGGACGAAGAGCTCCGGCCTGAACAACGAGGAGGACGTGGTTCCTGTGGTCGCCTTCAAGGAACGCCGCTCCCTCCGGACTCTCACCGGCCTGGAGGAGATCCAGACCCACCAACTAGCAG AGGTCATCTGA
- the LOC134882029 gene encoding ensconsin-like isoform X1 — protein MPGSKASMAVQKKHSDIPPSQGPLSTRTIESQRKRNASEKSGDNGGYIKANSQAKKTACFVNNAAKLCNTASPRPNAVPNGLNVDERLKAARERREEHQRLLASREHGRMEREQRAQRYYELQLQERRKKLLDQRLKEERKRAAVEEKRKQRLKEEKERYESAVRRTVEKSQRAQQSQNSRGRKITKNAPRRLPLTTWEKNLVSRLLTPTCSYLARSKSAGCQSGEEVVHVCRRAVSFHSMISTTNSTPHKPQLQHHHRPSASPSPNYRQHRSINLAEIRASSQQHTKNKNSNTESPAVNTSVKPPKVTISRTTSPSPERASRRSISRHSPPLQLELPSVPEEDVPVSSSVSSSVLSPGNSRPIRKPSEGQREKMREENAPEAPCLNLPDRETMRQSAPQKPLPAPPQPPEVTCRPSAGTTDAEQASRLLAERRREARQQREREEQERLQREEAERRSRDELELRRMEERERQQAEAQRLVEEKKKRDEEEQKRAEEERAQAMREAVLLLKQREEEQAKEKAKAEQLKQEREIIAQKEEAARQARKKRLEEIMRRTRRSDSPDTKSVPVRILPDEGQPKENTEPVLRGSIETAVKLPVGTKSSGLNNEEDVVPVVAFKERRSLRTLTGLEEIQTHQLAEVI, from the exons ATGCCAGGCTCAAAAGCTAGCATGGCTGTGCAGAAGAAACACAGCGACATCCCTCCATCGCAGGGACCGCTTTCTACACGAACCATCGAGAgccagaggaagaggaatgcATCCGAAAAATCAGGAG ACAATGGCGGTTATATCAAGGCAAACTCACAGGCAAAGAAAACAGCCTGCTTCGTCAACAACGCTGCAAAACTCTGCAACACAGCATCTCCACGACCCAACGCAG TTCCCAATGGACTGAATGTTGACGAGAGGCTGAAAGCGGCTCGGGAGAGACGAGAGGAGCACCAGAGGTTACTGG CCTCTCGGGAGCATGGCCGCATGGAGCGCGAGCAGCGAGCCCAGCGCTACTacgagctgcagctgcaggagcgCAGGAAGAAACTGCTGGAccagagactgaaggaggagaggaaacgaGCTGCAGTCGAGGAGAAACGCAAGCagaggctgaaggaggagaaa GAGCGATATGAATCTGCAGTGCGGAGGACCGTGGAGAAGAGCCAAAGAGCCCAACAGAGCCAAAACTCCAGAGGAAGAAAGATCACCAAGAACG CTCCACGTCGTTTGCCTCTGACGACATGGGAGAAGAACCTGGTCAGTCGCCTGCTAACCCCCACATGCTCTTATCTGGCCCGGAGCAAGAGTGCTGGGTGTCAGTCAGGAGAAGAAG TTGTCCATGTTTGTCGCCGTGCAGTTTCATTCCACTCCATGATTTCAACCACCAACTCCACCCCTCACAAACCCCAGCTGCAGCACCACCACAGGCCCTCCGCCTCCCCCAGCCCAAACTACCGCCAGCACAGAAGCATCAATCTGGCAGAG ATCAGAGCATCAAGCCAGCAGCACACTAAAAACAAGAACTCTAATACTGAATCTCCTGCCGTCAACACCAGTGTAAAACCTCCCAAAGTTACAATAAGCAGGACCACCTCCCCCTCACCTGAACG GGCCTCCCGAAGGTCGATCAGCCGACACTCCCCCCCGCTGCAGTTGGAGCTCCCATCTGTCCCAGAGGAAGACGTTCCTGTGAGCAGTTCTGTGAGCAGTTCTGTCCTCTCGCCCGGTAACTCGAGGCCCATCAGGAAACCATCTGAAGGTCAGCGGGAGAAAATGAGGGAGGAAAATGCTCCAGAGGCTCCATGTCTGAACCTGCCCGACAGAGAGACGATGAGACAAA GTGCTCCTCAAAAGCCTCTTCCAGCACCTCCACAGCCTCCTGAAGTCACATGTAGACCCTCAGCGGGGACCACAGACGCCGAGCAGGCCTCCCGTCTCCtggctgagaggaggagagaggcgAGACAAcaacgagagagagaggagcaggagcgcctgcagagagaggaggccGAGAG GCGGAGTCGTGACGAGCTGGAGCTCAGGAGGATGGAGGAGCGAGAGCGACAGCAGGCTGAGGCCCAGCGTCtggtggaggagaagaagaaacgggatgaagaggagcagaaacGAGCCGAGGAAGAAAGAGCTCAGGCCATGAGGGAGGCCGTGCTGCTGCTGAAACAG agagaggaggaacaagcCAAAGAGAAAGCGAAAGCAGAGCAGTTGAAACAAGAGCGTGAAATCATCGCACAGAAAGAGGAGGCAGCGCGGCAAGCCAGGAAAAAG AGACTTGAGGAGATCATGCGTAGAACCAGGAGGAGCGATTCTCCAGATACA AAATCTGTACCCGTGAGGATTCTGCCAGATGAAGGCCAaccaaaggaaaacacagagcCGGTTCTCCGTGGTTCCATAGAGACGGCTGTGAAGCTGCCGGTGGGGACGAAGAGCTCCGGCCTGAACAACGAGGAGGACGTGGTTCCTGTGGTCGCCTTCAAGGAACGCCGCTCCCTCCGGACTCTCACCGGCCTGGAGGAGATCCAGACCCACCAACTAGCAG AGGTCATCTGA
- the LOC134882029 gene encoding MAP7 domain-containing protein 2-like isoform X3, whose product MPGSKASMAVQKKHSDIPPSQGPLSTRTIESQRKRNASEKSGDNGGYIKANSQAKKTACFVNNAAKLCNTASPRPNAVPNGLNVDERLKAARERREEHQRLLASREHGRMEREQRAQRYYELQLQERRKKLLDQRLKEERKRAAVEEKRKQRLKEEKERYESAVRRTVEKSQRAQQSQNSRGRKITKNVSFHSMISTTNSTPHKPQLQHHHRPSASPSPNYRQHRSINLAEIRASSQQHTKNKNSNTESPAVNTSVKPPKVTISRTTSPSPERASRRSISRHSPPLQLELPSVPEEDVPVSSSVSSSVLSPGNSRPIRKPSEGQREKMREENAPEAPCLNLPDRETMRQSAPQKPLPAPPQPPEVTCRPSAGTTDAEQASRLLAERRREARQQREREEQERLQREEAERRSRDELELRRMEERERQQAEAQRLVEEKKKRDEEEQKRAEEERAQAMREAVLLLKQREEEQAKEKAKAEQLKQEREIIAQKEEAARQARKKRLEEIMRRTRRSDSPDTKSVPVRILPDEGQPKENTEPVLRGSIETAVKLPVGTKSSGLNNEEDVVPVVAFKERRSLRTLTGLEEIQTHQLAEVI is encoded by the exons ATGCCAGGCTCAAAAGCTAGCATGGCTGTGCAGAAGAAACACAGCGACATCCCTCCATCGCAGGGACCGCTTTCTACACGAACCATCGAGAgccagaggaagaggaatgcATCCGAAAAATCAGGAG ACAATGGCGGTTATATCAAGGCAAACTCACAGGCAAAGAAAACAGCCTGCTTCGTCAACAACGCTGCAAAACTCTGCAACACAGCATCTCCACGACCCAACGCAG TTCCCAATGGACTGAATGTTGACGAGAGGCTGAAAGCGGCTCGGGAGAGACGAGAGGAGCACCAGAGGTTACTGG CCTCTCGGGAGCATGGCCGCATGGAGCGCGAGCAGCGAGCCCAGCGCTACTacgagctgcagctgcaggagcgCAGGAAGAAACTGCTGGAccagagactgaaggaggagaggaaacgaGCTGCAGTCGAGGAGAAACGCAAGCagaggctgaaggaggagaaa GAGCGATATGAATCTGCAGTGCGGAGGACCGTGGAGAAGAGCCAAAGAGCCCAACAGAGCCAAAACTCCAGAGGAAGAAAGATCACCAAGAACG TTTCATTCCACTCCATGATTTCAACCACCAACTCCACCCCTCACAAACCCCAGCTGCAGCACCACCACAGGCCCTCCGCCTCCCCCAGCCCAAACTACCGCCAGCACAGAAGCATCAATCTGGCAGAG ATCAGAGCATCAAGCCAGCAGCACACTAAAAACAAGAACTCTAATACTGAATCTCCTGCCGTCAACACCAGTGTAAAACCTCCCAAAGTTACAATAAGCAGGACCACCTCCCCCTCACCTGAACG GGCCTCCCGAAGGTCGATCAGCCGACACTCCCCCCCGCTGCAGTTGGAGCTCCCATCTGTCCCAGAGGAAGACGTTCCTGTGAGCAGTTCTGTGAGCAGTTCTGTCCTCTCGCCCGGTAACTCGAGGCCCATCAGGAAACCATCTGAAGGTCAGCGGGAGAAAATGAGGGAGGAAAATGCTCCAGAGGCTCCATGTCTGAACCTGCCCGACAGAGAGACGATGAGACAAA GTGCTCCTCAAAAGCCTCTTCCAGCACCTCCACAGCCTCCTGAAGTCACATGTAGACCCTCAGCGGGGACCACAGACGCCGAGCAGGCCTCCCGTCTCCtggctgagaggaggagagaggcgAGACAAcaacgagagagagaggagcaggagcgcctgcagagagaggaggccGAGAG GCGGAGTCGTGACGAGCTGGAGCTCAGGAGGATGGAGGAGCGAGAGCGACAGCAGGCTGAGGCCCAGCGTCtggtggaggagaagaagaaacgggatgaagaggagcagaaacGAGCCGAGGAAGAAAGAGCTCAGGCCATGAGGGAGGCCGTGCTGCTGCTGAAACAG agagaggaggaacaagcCAAAGAGAAAGCGAAAGCAGAGCAGTTGAAACAAGAGCGTGAAATCATCGCACAGAAAGAGGAGGCAGCGCGGCAAGCCAGGAAAAAG AGACTTGAGGAGATCATGCGTAGAACCAGGAGGAGCGATTCTCCAGATACA AAATCTGTACCCGTGAGGATTCTGCCAGATGAAGGCCAaccaaaggaaaacacagagcCGGTTCTCCGTGGTTCCATAGAGACGGCTGTGAAGCTGCCGGTGGGGACGAAGAGCTCCGGCCTGAACAACGAGGAGGACGTGGTTCCTGTGGTCGCCTTCAAGGAACGCCGCTCCCTCCGGACTCTCACCGGCCTGGAGGAGATCCAGACCCACCAACTAGCAG AGGTCATCTGA